A single window of Paroedura picta isolate Pp20150507F chromosome 8, Ppicta_v3.0, whole genome shotgun sequence DNA harbors:
- the RAP2B gene encoding ras-related protein Rap-2b has protein sequence MREYKVVVLGSGGVGKSALTVQFVTGSFIEKYDPTIEDFYRKEIEVDSSPSVLEILDTAGTEQFASMRDLYIKNGQGFILVYSLVNQQSFQDIKPMRDQIIRVKRYEKVPMILVGNKVDLEGEREVSFGEGKALAEEWSCPFMETSAKNKASVDELFAEIVRQMNYASQPNGDDQCCSSCVIL, from the coding sequence ATGCGAGAATACAAAGTCGTCGTGCTGGGCTCGGGCGGGGTGGGCAAGTCGGCGCTCACCGTCCAGTTCGTGACGGGCTCCTTCATCGAGAAGTACGACCCCACCATCGAGGACTTCTACCGCAAGGAGATCGAGGTGGACTCGTCGCCGTCGGTGCTGGAGATCCTGGACACGGCCGGCACCGAGCAGTTCGCCTCCATGCGGGACCTGTACATCAAGAACGGGCAGGGCTTCATCCTGGTCTACAGCCTGGTCAACCAGCAGAGCTTCCAGGACATCAAGCCCATGCGGGACCAGATCATCCGGGTCAAGCGGTACGAGAAGGTGCCCATGATCCTGGTGGGCAACAAGGTGGACCTGGAGGGTGAGCGGGAGGTCTCCTTTGGGGAAGGCAAGGCGCTGGCCGAGGAGTGGAGCTGCCCCTTCATGGAGACGTCGGCCAAAAACAAAGCCTCCGTGGACGAACTCTTTGCCGAGATTGTCCGGCAGATGAACTACGCTTCCCAGCCCAACGGGGATGATCAGTGCTGCTCTTCGTGCGTGATCctctga